The following proteins are encoded in a genomic region of bacterium:
- a CDS encoding AAA family ATPase: protein MNKNPQPGLRRKVEIESIPVFLAHPDELSMRWIGQPELILQLHACWRLIDERDIPLSPRIIGKPGVGKTTLAYSAAKMLGREVYIFQATMDTRPEDLLITPVIADERKIQYVASPIVTAMIVGGVAIVDEGNRMSEKSWASLAPLLDTRRYIESIVAGVKVKAHPDFRIVATMNDDASTFEIPEYIHSRLQPQIFIDFPEKDEELAILRENLPFVDEKILSYIADFLERCHMAEEPFTVRDGINIGRYVAKRLSLGPLELSGLMREAMLKVLGESALRYTD, encoded by the coding sequence ATGAACAAAAACCCTCAGCCCGGTTTGCGACGCAAAGTTGAAATCGAATCGATCCCTGTTTTTCTCGCTCATCCGGATGAACTCTCGATGCGATGGATCGGTCAGCCGGAGCTCATCCTTCAACTTCATGCGTGCTGGCGCCTGATCGATGAGCGCGATATTCCACTTTCTCCGCGAATTATCGGAAAACCGGGAGTGGGGAAAACAACTCTCGCTTACTCAGCAGCAAAAATGCTCGGCCGGGAAGTTTACATTTTTCAGGCAACGATGGATACGCGTCCTGAGGACTTGTTGATCACTCCTGTCATCGCCGATGAACGGAAGATTCAATACGTTGCGAGCCCGATTGTGACAGCAATGATTGTGGGCGGAGTCGCCATTGTGGATGAAGGAAATCGAATGTCCGAGAAATCCTGGGCTTCCTTGGCCCCGCTATTGGATACCCGCCGGTATATTGAATCGATTGTCGCTGGTGTCAAAGTAAAAGCGCATCCGGACTTTCGGATCGTTGCAACCATGAACGACGATGCCAGCACTTTTGAAATACCGGAGTACATTCATTCCCGGTTGCAGCCCCAAATCTTCATCGATTTTCCGGAAAAAGACGAAGAACTGGCCATTTTGCGGGAGAATCTTCCGTTTGTTGATGAGAAGATTCTGAGCTACATAGCCGACTTTCTGGAACGCTGCCACATGGCTGAGGAACCTTTTACAGTGCGGGATGGAATTAATATCGGCAGATATGTCGCGAAGCGGTTGAGCCTGGGGCCCCTTGAACTAAGCGGACTAATGCGCGAAGCAATGTTGAAAGTGCTTGGAGAATCGGCCCTGCGCTACACCGATTAA
- a CDS encoding type II secretion system F family protein yields the protein MAQYQCKYGTLNGEILQKSYFAESEKALREQMEEQGFYVFRIQRKFDAIPLLKSLFTIRRKKVTDKEFMVFNQEFAALIHAGLPLLRSLELLMERTDNPAFGVILEDVYRQVKSGTSLSEAFASHQAVFPKVYTAGILAGEKSGTLEQVIRRYLGYIKIMLSIRTKVTSSIIYPAILLLLSIAVIGVLVGYVIPKFSDFYKGLSSQLPWITALLVSIALFVRTNAIWMLPALVLGIAVTQFYLRTSEKARIRMDRLKLRLPYLGKVWSKFSISQLMRTLHTLLAGGIPLVNAMDVAADSVGNRLVSAELKKVSQGVKEGEPLWSCLKKTGLMTQMAIEMVKVGEETGALEEMLKNISDFYDEEIDTSLTNVLAIVEPVLLIFMGALVATILLAMYYPLFNLYNVSVR from the coding sequence ATGGCTCAATATCAATGTAAGTATGGAACATTAAACGGTGAGATCCTGCAAAAATCCTATTTTGCCGAATCGGAAAAAGCTCTTCGGGAACAAATGGAGGAGCAGGGTTTTTACGTTTTCCGCATTCAACGCAAGTTTGATGCAATTCCTTTGCTGAAGTCTCTATTCACAATCCGGCGGAAAAAGGTAACCGACAAGGAATTCATGGTTTTCAATCAGGAGTTTGCTGCATTGATCCACGCAGGACTTCCTCTTTTGCGCTCTTTGGAACTCCTCATGGAGCGCACGGATAACCCTGCTTTCGGCGTGATTTTGGAAGATGTTTACAGGCAAGTGAAATCCGGCACATCGCTGTCGGAGGCGTTCGCATCACATCAGGCTGTCTTTCCAAAAGTCTATACTGCAGGCATTTTGGCCGGCGAGAAAAGCGGAACGCTTGAGCAGGTCATCCGGCGGTACCTGGGCTATATCAAGATCATGCTGTCCATTCGTACCAAGGTTACATCCAGCATCATTTATCCGGCGATTCTATTGCTTCTCTCTATTGCGGTTATTGGCGTGCTGGTGGGATATGTGATTCCCAAATTCTCAGATTTCTATAAAGGACTTTCCAGTCAGCTTCCCTGGATCACGGCCTTGCTGGTGTCGATTGCTCTGTTTGTCAGAACAAATGCTATCTGGATGCTTCCTGCTTTGGTGTTGGGGATCGCGGTTACTCAATTTTATTTAAGGACTTCCGAAAAGGCCAGAATTCGCATGGACCGGTTAAAATTGCGTTTGCCTTATCTTGGGAAAGTCTGGAGCAAGTTTTCTATTTCACAACTCATGCGGACCTTACACACTCTGCTTGCCGGTGGAATTCCGCTTGTAAATGCAATGGATGTGGCTGCAGACTCGGTTGGAAACAGGCTCGTCTCTGCTGAGTTAAAGAAAGTAAGCCAAGGTGTAAAAGAAGGGGAACCGCTCTGGTCCTGTTTGAAAAAGACAGGACTGATGACGCAGATGGCGATAGAAATGGTCAAGGTTGGTGAAGAAACAGGCGCACTGGAGGAAATGTTAAAAAACATTTCTGATTTTTACGATGAAGAGATTGACACAAGTCTTACAAATGTTCTTGCAATCGTGGAACCCGTTCTGCTGATTTTTATGGGTGCCCTGGTTGCGACAATTTTGCTTGCAATGTATTACCCGCTGTTCAACCTGTACAACGTGTCGGTAAGGTAA
- a CDS encoding prepilin-type N-terminal cleavage/methylation domain-containing protein, with protein MKFFRHHRGLTFIEMMVVVVIILVLSAIVLPVAKFSIRRQREVELKRNLRMMRDAIDAYHEAAAPTTPGTTPKIQTKFGTDGWPPTLENLVDGETMIGDVKGKKLRFLRRIPIDPITNSYEWGLRSSQDEPEDRMWGGENVWDVYCKSHVLSLDGVTYYDEW; from the coding sequence ATGAAGTTTTTTAGACATCATCGCGGGCTGACTTTTATTGAGATGATGGTCGTTGTTGTAATCATCCTGGTTCTTTCAGCCATCGTTTTGCCTGTCGCAAAGTTCTCCATAAGAAGACAGCGTGAAGTGGAATTAAAACGCAATTTGCGAATGATGAGGGATGCGATCGATGCTTATCATGAAGCGGCTGCTCCTACAACGCCTGGCACTACTCCAAAGATCCAGACCAAATTTGGAACAGACGGTTGGCCCCCAACACTGGAAAACCTGGTAGATGGCGAAACAATGATAGGTGATGTGAAAGGCAAGAAACTCCGGTTCTTGCGCAGAATCCCAATCGATCCAATCACGAACAGTTACGAATGGGGCTTGCGGTCGTCACAGGATGAACCGGAGGACAGAATGTGGGGAGGTGAAAACGTCTGGGACGTTTACTGCAAATCCCACGTGCTCTCACTGGATGGAGTTACATATTATGATGAATGGTGA
- a CDS encoding GspE/PulE family protein → MADTVINGEEKKMSYLQEVQQARELAERYRVEFVETKEFQIDHALFRTIPVDLMFRYNFVPYKKENGTLTIIVSDPSNILMVDELELQLGVRVKMLVGTQSAVQEILKKSESSQRVLEEATETFRMQILQDDEDSDESITIDKLTTDSSPMIKLVDSIIFNAIQRRASDIHIETKDIDVLVKYRIDGVLQYAMEPIDRKYHAPIISRIKVMSELDIAEKRIPQDGRFKLRVKNKAIDFRVSIMPSVHGEDAVIRILDKESINENFSDLKLHVLGFSDVILRKIRKYISEPYGMVLVTGPTGSGKTTSLYAALSEIRSIEHKIITIEDPVEYQLPGVTQVPVNEKKGLSFARGLRSILRHDPDKIMVGEIRDPETAQIAIQSALTGHLVFTTVHANNVVDVLGRFLNMGIEPYHFVSALNCVLAQRLVRLICGNCKHPMKASRELLEESGLDPTKYANHIFYEGAGCIDCAGTGYKGRTAIAELLELNDRMREVLLEIKSTAEIKRAAREEGMTFLRESALAKVFTGETTLREINKVTFVE, encoded by the coding sequence ATGGCGGATACGGTTATCAATGGTGAAGAGAAAAAAATGTCATATCTGCAAGAGGTGCAGCAGGCACGGGAGCTTGCTGAGAGATATCGAGTGGAGTTTGTAGAGACGAAAGAATTCCAGATCGATCATGCACTTTTTAGAACAATCCCGGTGGATCTGATGTTCCGTTACAATTTTGTCCCTTACAAAAAGGAGAATGGAACTCTAACGATCATCGTATCCGATCCCAGCAACATACTGATGGTGGATGAGCTGGAGCTGCAACTGGGGGTGCGGGTGAAAATGCTGGTCGGGACGCAGAGCGCGGTCCAGGAGATCCTGAAAAAGTCGGAAAGCAGTCAGCGTGTTTTGGAAGAAGCCACCGAAACATTTCGCATGCAGATTCTGCAGGATGATGAAGACTCGGATGAATCGATTACGATCGATAAATTGACAACCGATTCCAGCCCGATGATCAAGCTGGTGGATAGCATCATTTTCAACGCAATTCAGCGCCGGGCCAGTGACATTCACATTGAAACGAAGGACATTGATGTTCTGGTTAAATACCGGATTGACGGTGTTTTACAGTACGCAATGGAACCGATCGACCGTAAATATCATGCGCCAATTATTTCGCGTATCAAGGTTATGTCAGAGCTTGATATTGCCGAAAAAAGGATTCCTCAGGACGGTCGTTTCAAGTTGAGAGTAAAGAACAAAGCGATCGATTTTCGTGTCTCGATCATGCCGAGCGTTCATGGTGAGGATGCCGTAATTCGTATTTTGGATAAAGAATCGATCAATGAGAATTTCTCTGATTTAAAACTGCATGTGCTCGGCTTTTCAGATGTAATTCTCCGCAAGATCCGTAAATACATTTCAGAGCCTTACGGAATGGTGCTTGTAACAGGGCCGACCGGGAGCGGCAAGACGACCAGTTTGTACGCCGCTCTTTCTGAGATTCGCAGCATTGAACACAAAATCATCACGATTGAGGATCCGGTGGAGTATCAATTGCCCGGAGTCACCCAAGTGCCGGTGAACGAAAAGAAAGGACTTTCGTTCGCGCGAGGTCTCCGGTCGATTTTGCGTCACGATCCGGACAAAATCATGGTAGGGGAAATCCGCGATCCGGAAACAGCGCAGATTGCCATCCAGTCCGCTCTGACAGGACATCTTGTATTTACAACGGTCCATGCCAATAATGTCGTGGATGTTCTGGGCAGGTTTTTGAACATGGGGATTGAACCGTACCATTTTGTTTCGGCGCTCAATTGCGTCCTGGCGCAACGGCTTGTTCGATTGATTTGCGGTAACTGCAAGCACCCGATGAAAGCGTCGCGTGAGCTGCTGGAGGAATCCGGGCTCGATCCGACCAAGTATGCCAATCACATTTTCTATGAAGGCGCCGGCTGCATTGATTGTGCAGGAACAGGATATAAGGGTAGAACCGCTATCGCGGAACTTCTCGAGCTGAACGACCGGATGAGAGAAGTGCTGCTGGAAATTAAGTCGACTGCGGAAATCAAAAGGGCCGCGCGCGAGGAAGGGATGACCTTTCTGCGCGAATCAGCTCTGGCAAAAGTATTTACAGGTGAAACAACACTACGGGAAATTAACAAAGTAACTTTCGTGGAATAG
- a CDS encoding outer membrane lipoprotein carrier protein LolA encodes MSIFRISLLITYCSLLFPLLALADPSLNHLVNKLQNKYQSMEALQADFSQSYQSKRFSGSTRTESGVVYLRKGGLMKWEYKQPEKKIFVSDGIFYFYYVPEDKQVVKSAVDNHNQQSPALFLAGRGSFAKDFKAQWADPRPGSRLVKLIPVKQQPDFEYLIVEVDPVRDLILRLVVVDSYDNRTEYRFTNIRENPPLPTNFFIFQAPPGTDVILQRREADEN; translated from the coding sequence ATGTCTATTTTCCGTATCTCATTACTCATTACTTATTGCTCATTACTTTTTCCCCTGTTGGCGCTTGCGGACCCCTCTCTCAACCATCTCGTCAATAAACTACAAAACAAGTATCAGTCAATGGAAGCCCTCCAGGCGGATTTCTCGCAAAGCTATCAATCAAAACGTTTTTCAGGGAGCACAAGAACCGAATCTGGTGTCGTTTACTTGCGCAAAGGCGGTCTGATGAAGTGGGAATATAAGCAACCTGAAAAGAAGATATTCGTCAGTGACGGCATATTCTATTTTTATTATGTTCCCGAGGATAAGCAGGTGGTGAAGAGTGCCGTTGATAATCATAACCAGCAATCCCCCGCGCTTTTTCTTGCCGGAAGAGGCAGTTTTGCCAAAGATTTCAAGGCTCAATGGGCGGATCCCAGGCCGGGTTCACGTCTGGTGAAGCTGATTCCGGTTAAACAGCAACCGGATTTCGAGTATCTTATTGTAGAGGTCGATCCTGTCAGAGATCTTATTTTGAGACTGGTTGTGGTTGATTCTTATGATAACAGAACGGAATACCGCTTTACTAACATTCGAGAAAACCCTCCTTTGCCCACCAATTTCTTTATCTTCCAGGCCCCACCGGGAACCGATGTAATCCTCCAAAGACGAGAGGCGGACGAAAATTAA
- a CDS encoding cohesin domain-containing protein: MKIHRILYLIILFSAAFLWTGCAAQKAYKRGQEAAKRGEWDRAVAQYIVALNKKPDNPQYRVGFERARLAASQFHFQKAKQLVTTGNYEQAVIEYQLALDFDPTNQYIANELKNARLEYEKQLNIEKLTEIEKAKAEAKKKTQIYKVLGPEAETTIQSLKFHDDSLKHILDSLGALAGINIVYDSDFRDQEFSVSLDNITFRNALEQILVANRLYFKPLDQSTILIVPDNPQKRRQYDEQVIQTFYLSNAELNDVLNLIRSVMQIQRIATNPQLNAITLRDTPDKIAIAQKIIEANDKSRSEILLNIEILEVDRDRALNYGVNLSTYSVTQVLNVTGDADSAGIIRGDQFRGIDAASWTFTIPGIIYSALVTDQYTKLLATPQIRASEGQQVTVRLGDRVPIPVNVIQTAVAQPGQAITTFPTTTFQQQDVGINIDVTPRVHHNREISLTMRFELTSITALGSASIPPTIGNRTVNTVIRLKDGETNLLAGLLRRDERKSLRGLPGIHKIPILRDLFASNDKTLQEKDIIFTITPHILRTPNITAEDLAPIWIGTEDDIRLKTAPPISVFERSERQEEKTIEDIIKQEKEKPAIAPETSEPQAIPESKVPESPGEQVTPAPVATEEVTPEPGPTPPAPVVSPEKQPEPSSPQVIPRVPTVPQQTAPELPAVTLSFLSLNLNPKVEQEVILNLRVENAAQLANAFLFLEFDPSAIQVKDVVQGAFMTPGAFAKSFDNGRGSININATHVPSDATSGVIATIVLRPIKPGQTTIKLNSAVLRTEKAVVIPVTFVPFTLTVE; encoded by the coding sequence ATGAAAATACACCGGATCCTATATTTAATCATTTTGTTCTCAGCAGCTTTTTTATGGACCGGCTGCGCGGCTCAAAAGGCTTACAAAAGAGGACAAGAGGCGGCCAAACGAGGGGAATGGGACCGTGCCGTGGCGCAATACATCGTAGCGCTCAACAAGAAGCCGGATAATCCTCAGTACCGCGTCGGCTTCGAAAGGGCGAGACTGGCGGCATCGCAATTTCACTTTCAAAAAGCGAAACAGCTTGTTACAACCGGCAACTATGAACAGGCAGTGATCGAATATCAGCTGGCTCTGGATTTCGATCCCACAAATCAGTACATCGCAAATGAGCTAAAAAATGCGCGACTGGAATATGAGAAACAGCTGAATATCGAAAAGCTGACGGAAATTGAAAAGGCCAAAGCGGAAGCAAAAAAGAAGACACAGATTTACAAAGTGCTGGGGCCGGAAGCGGAAACCACGATCCAGTCGTTGAAATTTCACGATGACAGCCTGAAACACATCCTGGACTCACTGGGAGCGCTGGCAGGAATCAATATAGTCTATGACAGCGATTTTCGCGATCAGGAATTTTCAGTCTCACTCGACAACATCACGTTTCGCAATGCGCTGGAGCAAATCCTGGTCGCCAACCGGCTGTATTTCAAACCACTCGATCAAAGCACAATTCTGATTGTACCGGACAATCCGCAAAAGCGCAGGCAATATGATGAGCAGGTGATCCAAACCTTTTACTTGAGTAACGCAGAGTTAAATGATGTCCTGAATCTGATCCGCAGCGTCATGCAGATTCAGAGAATTGCCACCAATCCGCAATTGAATGCAATCACGTTGCGGGACACGCCGGACAAGATCGCCATTGCGCAAAAAATCATTGAAGCGAACGATAAATCCAGGTCCGAAATTTTGCTGAACATTGAAATTCTGGAAGTCGACCGGGATCGCGCCTTAAATTACGGCGTGAATCTGTCTACTTACAGCGTCACTCAGGTTCTCAATGTGACCGGCGATGCAGACAGCGCCGGGATTATCCGTGGAGATCAATTCCGTGGGATCGATGCGGCTTCCTGGACGTTTACAATTCCGGGCATCATCTATTCGGCGCTTGTCACCGATCAGTATACAAAGCTGCTGGCAACACCGCAGATTCGCGCATCGGAAGGCCAGCAGGTAACCGTGCGGCTTGGCGATCGCGTGCCGATTCCTGTCAACGTGATTCAGACAGCGGTTGCTCAACCAGGTCAAGCGATCACCACATTTCCGACAACCACATTCCAACAACAGGACGTCGGGATCAACATCGATGTAACACCACGCGTTCATCACAACCGCGAAATCAGTTTGACCATGCGTTTTGAATTGACTTCCATCACTGCTCTCGGTTCCGCGAGCATTCCGCCTACCATCGGAAACCGTACCGTCAATACGGTAATCCGGTTGAAAGATGGAGAGACGAACCTGTTGGCCGGTTTGCTGAGGCGGGATGAGCGCAAATCGCTGCGCGGCCTCCCTGGTATTCACAAGATCCCGATTCTCCGCGACCTGTTTGCTTCCAACGATAAGACGCTTCAAGAAAAAGACATCATTTTCACAATCACACCGCACATTCTACGTACACCAAATATCACTGCTGAGGATCTGGCGCCTATCTGGATTGGAACGGAAGATGACATCCGTTTGAAAACTGCGCCACCGATTTCTGTCTTTGAACGATCCGAGCGCCAGGAAGAAAAAACGATTGAAGATATCATCAAGCAGGAAAAAGAGAAACCGGCTATTGCTCCCGAAACAAGCGAACCGCAGGCGATTCCCGAAAGCAAGGTTCCTGAATCTCCCGGTGAGCAAGTGACCCCCGCCCCCGTTGCTACCGAAGAGGTAACACCCGAACCAGGTCCCACACCTCCAGCTCCTGTGGTTTCACCGGAAAAGCAGCCGGAGCCTTCCTCGCCGCAAGTCATACCACGCGTTCCCACAGTGCCTCAACAAACGGCGCCGGAACTTCCCGCGGTAACACTGTCCTTCCTTTCACTGAATCTGAATCCAAAAGTGGAGCAAGAAGTGATTCTAAATTTACGCGTGGAAAATGCTGCCCAGCTGGCAAACGCATTTCTCTTTCTGGAATTCGATCCTTCTGCAATTCAAGTGAAAGACGTAGTGCAAGGCGCTTTCATGACTCCCGGCGCTTTTGCAAAAAGCTTTGATAACGGTCGCGGATCAATCAACATCAATGCTACTCATGTACCCTCGGACGCCACTTCCGGCGTCATCGCTACCATCGTGCTCCGTCCGATAAAGCCGGGACAAACGACCATCAAACTCAATTCAGCAGTTTTGCGGACGGAAAAGGCAGTTGTGATTCCCGTGACGTTTGTGCCCTTTACATTAACCGTGGAGTGA
- the pilM gene encoding pilus assembly protein PilM, with protein MAKTSFVETWKHIFNEPAYPNVGIEINSDCIRLAVVRARKGKLDVDHMDTVALPAGAVQVSPFKPNILELEPVAEALKDLWSRNRNRSPKVCLLVQDRAALAFSVTLESAPANPEECMELLRFKLKKSIPFRVEDAQISYFLDSGASEYHSRSLWVAVMNSQVLHQYEEVIQSVTGSECGLVDLATFNFMNLAHTEIRTNGWGQEDHLYVNLNRDYISLAITQKEKLMFFRSREMERHDGLIDEALAEIHPAMMFYQDKLAGQQLERAFVYALERGEELCRNLEQIHRLKSVILNPAATSREAKMFAPLLGLLMSRKVEFL; from the coding sequence ATGGCAAAAACTTCGTTCGTGGAAACATGGAAGCATATATTCAATGAACCCGCTTATCCGAATGTTGGAATCGAGATAAATTCGGATTGTATCCGGCTTGCAGTGGTTCGCGCGCGAAAAGGAAAGCTCGATGTGGATCACATGGATACCGTTGCTCTTCCAGCCGGGGCGGTTCAAGTCAGTCCTTTCAAGCCGAACATTTTAGAACTGGAGCCTGTGGCCGAGGCGTTAAAGGATCTCTGGTCCCGCAACCGGAACCGTTCCCCCAAGGTGTGTTTGCTGGTTCAGGATCGAGCTGCTCTGGCGTTTTCTGTAACTCTGGAATCCGCTCCTGCAAATCCTGAAGAATGCATGGAACTGCTGCGATTTAAATTGAAAAAAAGCATCCCGTTTCGAGTGGAAGATGCTCAGATCAGTTACTTTTTGGACTCCGGCGCTTCCGAATATCATTCTCGGAGTCTGTGGGTTGCTGTGATGAATTCACAGGTCCTTCATCAATATGAGGAAGTCATTCAGTCTGTGACCGGCAGCGAATGCGGTCTCGTGGATCTTGCCACTTTCAATTTTATGAACCTGGCTCACACGGAAATCCGTACGAACGGGTGGGGTCAGGAAGATCATCTGTATGTGAATCTGAACCGCGATTACATTTCCCTGGCAATTACACAAAAAGAGAAGTTGATGTTTTTTCGAAGCCGTGAAATGGAGAGGCACGATGGCCTTATCGATGAAGCGCTGGCCGAAATCCATCCAGCTATGATGTTTTATCAGGACAAGCTGGCGGGGCAGCAACTAGAACGCGCGTTTGTCTATGCTCTCGAGCGCGGCGAAGAGTTATGCCGGAATCTTGAACAGATTCACAGATTGAAGAGTGTGATTCTCAATCCTGCCGCCACAAGCCGCGAAGCCAAAATGTTTGCTCCGCTTCTGGGACTGTTGATGAGCAGAAAGGTGGAATTTTTATGA
- a CDS encoding type II secretion system GspH family protein, which produces MNCDPVVRASRLQKNGRFEDGYTLAGVMVLIGIMSIMMAMSLPVWERIKQRENEEELIFRGKEYTEAIGRYHTKFHSFPPDLETLYKMKFIRKLYKDPMTEKGEWKILHPDSLVETGEAGFINQPGSKKPGEEGKDREKKQEKREEGVIPGLRNPDKEGDSKETTQDGKEISIGPVVGVVSQSKKESLRIYNGQSTYDKWLFAYVPQQEPQQPQQPKGPKVPDKGGKKPPTQTKPANDKDSN; this is translated from the coding sequence ATGAATTGTGATCCCGTAGTGCGGGCGTCTCGCCTGCAAAAAAATGGAAGATTCGAAGACGGTTATACGCTTGCAGGCGTGATGGTTCTCATCGGAATCATGTCCATCATGATGGCAATGTCCCTGCCCGTATGGGAGCGAATCAAACAACGGGAGAATGAGGAAGAACTGATTTTTCGCGGCAAGGAATACACGGAAGCAATTGGGCGTTATCATACAAAATTCCATTCTTTTCCCCCTGATCTGGAAACTTTGTATAAAATGAAATTCATCCGCAAGCTATACAAAGATCCAATGACAGAGAAAGGCGAATGGAAGATTCTTCATCCTGATTCGCTGGTAGAAACAGGAGAGGCCGGGTTCATCAACCAGCCGGGATCAAAAAAACCGGGAGAAGAGGGAAAAGACCGCGAGAAAAAACAAGAAAAGCGCGAAGAAGGTGTGATTCCGGGACTTCGAAATCCCGACAAAGAGGGAGATTCGAAGGAAACAACGCAGGATGGGAAGGAGATTAGCATAGGTCCCGTAGTCGGAGTGGTGAGCCAGAGTAAGAAAGAGAGCCTTCGCATTTATAATGGTCAAAGCACGTACGACAAATGGTTATTTGCGTACGTTCCTCAACAAGAGCCGCAGCAACCGCAACAACCCAAAGGGCCGAAAGTGCCTGATAAAGGAGGGAAAAAGCCTCCCACTCAGACAAAGCCCGCCAATGATAAAGATTCAAATTGA
- a CDS encoding RNA polymerase sigma factor, producing the protein MKTRQKLFFFRKKEREEIPDDRVLVRICLTENSEAFEWIVAKYRDRVYWTAYHLVLDYEDARDIVQQCFLKAWNSLKDYDDSKPFGAWITKIAANCAIDFLRTRKLSEPLPEIPLTPDKLDLNQDIRKIFLRIAPLLAERQRIVLVLREVEGMEISDIARVLDCTESTVRNLLSQAKESFRKKVKEFFPEYGM; encoded by the coding sequence GTGAAAACTAGACAAAAGCTGTTTTTCTTTCGTAAGAAAGAGAGAGAAGAGATTCCGGACGATCGGGTACTGGTCCGGATCTGTCTCACGGAAAACTCTGAAGCTTTTGAATGGATTGTCGCAAAATATCGGGACCGGGTTTACTGGACGGCATATCATCTGGTACTGGATTACGAAGACGCTCGCGACATAGTTCAGCAGTGCTTCTTAAAAGCCTGGAATTCATTAAAGGACTATGATGATTCAAAACCTTTTGGCGCGTGGATCACAAAAATTGCCGCCAACTGCGCGATTGATTTTCTTCGCACGCGGAAGCTCTCCGAACCATTGCCGGAGATTCCTCTTACTCCTGACAAGCTGGATCTCAACCAGGATATCCGAAAAATCTTTCTTCGCATCGCGCCTTTGCTTGCGGAGAGACAAAGGATTGTCCTTGTTTTGCGCGAGGTAGAAGGAATGGAAATCTCTGACATCGCGCGGGTGCTCGATTGCACGGAATCCACGGTGCGTAACCTCCTTTCACAAGCCAAAGAGTCATTCCGGAAAAAAGTTAAGGAATTTTTCCCGGAATATGGAATGTAA
- a CDS encoding type II secretion system GspH family protein gives MNTDRKQNGYTLIELLIVLTIIGLLVSVALPRMRDAQQRAREAVLKENLFRLRETIDQYHHDKGKYPATLETLVQEHYLREMPLDPITKSSSTWIEVPEDLGDNPDPAAQPGIWDVQSGAEGTTLDGEPYNEL, from the coding sequence ATGAACACCGATAGAAAACAGAACGGTTATACTTTGATTGAACTTCTCATAGTCCTTACCATTATTGGTCTGCTGGTTTCCGTAGCGCTTCCGAGAATGAGGGATGCGCAACAAAGGGCAAGAGAAGCGGTTCTTAAAGAAAACCTTTTTCGCCTGCGTGAGACAATTGATCAGTATCATCACGATAAAGGCAAATACCCGGCCACTTTAGAGACGCTTGTGCAAGAACATTATTTGCGCGAAATGCCGTTGGATCCGATCACGAAAAGCAGCAGCACGTGGATCGAAGTTCCAGAGGACCTGGGTGACAATCCTGACCCCGCGGCTCAACCCGGCATTTGGGATGTTCAAAGTGGAGCGGAAGGAACCACATTGGATGGCGAACCATACAATGAATTGTGA